The following nucleotide sequence is from bacterium.
TCGGGATCGGGCCGCCCACTCCACGTGACAATCGTGGCCTGGGGCTGCAGCTTCACGACCTGCGTCACGTACTCCGTGCCTTCGATCACATCGATCTTCATCTGGATGCCGGCGTCGGCGACCATCGACTGGACCGCCTGGAGCACGGACGACAGCTGCCCCGCGGCCGGCGAGACGATCGTAAACGCGAGCCCGCCGGATGAACCTCCCTCCTGCAGCTTGGCCTTCGCCGCAGCCACGTTGCGCGCCGGGAGCGTCCAGCTCGCGTCGTACGCCGGCGTGCCGTTCGGGAAGAATGAGTACGCCGGATACGCCGCGCCCTGCAGCACGGCCCCGGCGATCGCGCGCTGGTCCACCGCAGCCAGCATCGCCTGCCGCAGCGAGGCGTTGTTGAACGGCGGCTTGGTCACGTTCAGCGCCAAGGCCGTCCACGCGATCGGACCGCGCTCGATCAGTCGAAACGTGCTCCCCGGCTGCGCCGCCTGCTGGCCGAGCGTCTTCACCTGCGGCAGCGGGACCAGGCTGACGATGTCGACGTCACCGGACTTCATGTTGCTGACCCGGGCGTTGTCGTCGATGAACACCCGGTACGTGATCGCGTCGAGGTACGGCCGGCCCTGCTGCCAGTAGTGCGGGTTCCGGCGCAGCGTGATGTGATCTTGCAGCACCCGCTCCACGTACAGGAACGGCCCCGTGCCGACCGGGTGCAGGCCGTAGTCGAGCCCGGCCTGCTCGGCCGCGGTCGGGGACACCATCATTCCGGCGCGATCGGTCAGTGCGTACAGCAGCGGGCTGTAGGGCTGGCTCAGCACGAGCTGGATGGTGTACGCGTCCACGATGTTGACCTTCGTGACCGGGCGCAGTTCGCTTTTGCGAAACGACGGATACTTCGGATCGAACAGCATGCGGCGGAAGTTGTACTCGGCCGCCTCGGCGTTGAACGGCGTGCCGTCGTGGAACCGAACCCCCTGGCGGAGCTTGAACGTGGCCAACTTCCCGTCCGCGCTGATCGTCCACGACGTCGCCAGCTTCGGGACGATGCGCAGGCGTTCGTCCGTGTCCACGAGCTTGTCGTACAGGCTTTGGTAGATCTGCCGGTCAACGTACGCCTGCGACCGGTGGGGATCCATCGTCGGCGGATCCCCGTCGATCGCCACTCGAAGTGTGCCGCCCGTGCGAATCCCCTGCGCGGACGCACGACCGCCGCCCGCGAGCGCCCAGGCCGCCGCGCCGACCCCCGCCGCCAGGAAACGCCGCCGGGTCGTACCGCGCCCCGTCCCACCCCCTGCTCGGTCCACGCGCATCCCCCCCTCTCC
It contains:
- a CDS encoding ABC transporter substrate-binding protein, translated to MDRAGGGTGRGTTRRRFLAAGVGAAAWALAGGGRASAQGIRTGGTLRVAIDGDPPTMDPHRSQAYVDRQIYQSLYDKLVDTDERLRIVPKLATSWTISADGKLATFKLRQGVRFHDGTPFNAEAAEYNFRRMLFDPKYPSFRKSELRPVTKVNIVDAYTIQLVLSQPYSPLLYALTDRAGMMVSPTAAEQAGLDYGLHPVGTGPFLYVERVLQDHITLRRNPHYWQQGRPYLDAITYRVFIDDNARVSNMKSGDVDIVSLVPLPQVKTLGQQAAQPGSTFRLIERGPIAWTALALNVTKPPFNNASLRQAMLAAVDQRAIAGAVLQGAAYPAYSFFPNGTPAYDASWTLPARNVAAAKAKLQEGGSSGGLAFTIVSPAAGQLSSVLQAVQSMVADAGIQMKIDVIEGTEYVTQVVKLQPQATIVTWSGRPDPDFDIYPFITQSGIGSLNYSGYASPKVQDLLDSARAEYDIAKRRAVYAEITKLLAQDAPYVPLYFPREYKLVSPKLQGFVDQPDGMMRFHEAWLSA